Proteins from one Ardenticatena maritima genomic window:
- the purL gene encoding phosphoribosylformylglycinamidine synthase subunit PurL encodes MSTSEQPHSLRGVAQALAPTYRIEVVLRCPPDHMGARILRTAQAAGFPHLTRCDVRRLFFIRGRLRPEDLHRIARRLLTDPVTETYHIHQQSDTFPPPAPETDHPDAIIDVTWLPGVTDPVAENLLRAARLIGVEQIEAAATGTSFHVWGLTGEEEAARLAETVLCNTVVQRYSINVPIAPAFITAQNADDTVETIPIRDADDAQLEAISRERRLALNLDEMRAIRAYFRREGRDPTDAELEMLAQTWSEHCVHKTFKARILYEGPPHGAPPNAEPVRQEINGLLRTYLRAATEQVAREWVHSAFVDNAGIIAFDERFDVAFKVETHNHPSAIEPFGGANTGVGGVVRDILGVSARPIANTDVLCFGPTDLPDDAVPPGALHPRRIEAGVVHGIEDYGNKMGIPTVNGAVFYHPGYTANPLVYCGCVGVLPRGAHPSNVQPGDLIVVMGGRTGRDGLRGATFSSMEMDAETGEIAGSAVQIGHPINEKQVQEVVIQARDEGLYHAITDCGAGGLSSAVGEMGAEIGATVHLERVPLKYAGLRPWEIWLSEAQERMVLAVPPDAWPRLREVCDLHGVEAVVIGTFEPTGRLKLFYGDRVVGDLDMHFLHEGLPQRTMHAVWRPPVVQAVPPAESLSPTQALQRLLAHPNIRSRERIIRRYDHEVQGGTTVKPLAGVADHGPSDGAVIVPLGTYTPLQAADETRPLRGVALSVGICPQYGELDPYAMAWAAVDEAVRNAVAVGADPDHLAILDNFCWGNPNLPDRLGSLVRCAQGCYDAAVAYGTPYISGKDSLNNEYTTADGERHAIPGTLLISAIGLVPDVRRTATLDLKAPGNLLYILGDTRAELGGSHYAEVVGMRDAHVPQPVPDAIQRARALHRAMRDGLVQACHDCSEGGVAVALAEMALAGRLGAEVNLGALPGADQVENDTHLLFAESLARWVVEVRPEDAAAFENALHGLPYARIGRVHAEPVLRILGRNGEPLVHAAVADLERAWRGVTSPAHTSPQQSYPAAPAVKRAPRVLILHARGTNRDREAALAAELAGGAPEIVLMQQLLNGERNLLDYHMIVVPGGFSYGDDLGAGALWALDLQEQLGEPLRRFVAEGRPVLGICNGFQALIKAGLLPGMEWAPAQGERVVTLAPNASAKFECRWVWLEPNPHSPSLFTQGLDAPIHCPVAHGEGRFVARDVDILAALQRDNLVALTYTTPDGSEVRYPYNPNGSDAHIAGICNPAGNVLGLMPHPEDHIFPWQHPRHHRGERGLDGLRLFINGIRAC; translated from the coding sequence ATGAGCACGAGCGAGCAGCCGCATTCTCTCAGGGGCGTCGCCCAAGCGCTTGCCCCGACCTATCGGATTGAGGTCGTCTTACGATGTCCACCCGACCACATGGGGGCGCGCATTCTTCGCACCGCACAGGCCGCCGGCTTTCCCCACCTCACCCGTTGCGATGTGCGCCGCCTCTTTTTCATACGAGGGCGATTGCGTCCCGAAGATTTGCACCGTATCGCCCGCCGATTGTTGACCGACCCCGTGACCGAGACGTACCACATTCATCAGCAGTCCGACACCTTCCCCCCACCCGCACCCGAGACCGACCACCCCGACGCGATCATTGATGTGACTTGGCTCCCCGGCGTGACCGACCCTGTGGCTGAAAACCTGCTCCGCGCCGCACGGCTCATTGGTGTTGAGCAGATTGAAGCCGCCGCGACCGGGACCTCTTTCCACGTGTGGGGGCTCACGGGGGAAGAAGAAGCCGCCCGCCTTGCCGAAACCGTCCTCTGCAACACCGTTGTCCAACGCTACAGCATTAATGTTCCCATTGCGCCCGCCTTTATCACCGCCCAAAACGCTGATGACACTGTTGAAACCATCCCCATCCGCGACGCCGACGACGCCCAATTGGAAGCCATCAGCCGCGAACGCCGCCTGGCGCTCAACCTGGACGAAATGCGCGCGATTCGCGCCTACTTCCGCCGTGAAGGGCGCGACCCCACCGACGCGGAACTGGAAATGTTGGCGCAGACGTGGAGCGAGCATTGCGTGCATAAGACGTTCAAGGCGCGTATCCTGTACGAAGGACCACCGCATGGCGCGCCGCCCAACGCTGAACCGGTTCGGCAAGAGATCAACGGCTTGCTGCGCACCTACTTGCGCGCCGCAACAGAGCAGGTTGCGCGTGAGTGGGTGCATTCCGCTTTTGTGGACAACGCCGGCATTATCGCGTTTGACGAGCGCTTTGATGTGGCGTTCAAGGTGGAAACCCACAACCACCCCTCCGCCATCGAACCGTTTGGCGGGGCGAATACGGGCGTGGGGGGCGTAGTGCGCGACATTCTGGGCGTCAGCGCCCGCCCCATCGCCAACACCGACGTGCTCTGTTTTGGTCCGACCGATTTGCCCGACGACGCTGTGCCGCCGGGGGCGCTGCACCCCCGCCGTATCGAAGCCGGTGTTGTGCACGGTATCGAAGATTACGGCAACAAAATGGGCATTCCCACCGTCAACGGCGCGGTCTTCTACCATCCCGGCTATACCGCCAACCCGCTGGTGTACTGTGGCTGTGTGGGCGTGTTGCCGCGTGGGGCGCACCCCTCGAACGTCCAGCCCGGCGACTTGATTGTGGTCATGGGGGGGCGCACAGGGCGCGACGGCTTGCGCGGCGCGACGTTTTCCAGCATGGAAATGGACGCCGAGACCGGCGAGATTGCCGGGAGCGCCGTGCAAATCGGCCACCCCATCAACGAAAAACAGGTGCAAGAAGTCGTCATCCAGGCGCGTGATGAAGGCTTGTACCACGCTATCACCGATTGCGGCGCGGGCGGGCTTTCGTCCGCGGTGGGGGAAATGGGCGCGGAGATTGGCGCGACCGTTCACCTTGAACGTGTACCGCTCAAATACGCCGGCTTGCGTCCCTGGGAAATCTGGTTGAGCGAGGCGCAGGAGCGCATGGTGCTCGCCGTCCCGCCGGACGCCTGGCCGCGCTTGCGTGAGGTGTGCGACTTGCACGGCGTCGAGGCGGTTGTCATTGGCACGTTTGAACCGACCGGTCGGCTCAAACTCTTCTACGGCGACCGTGTGGTGGGCGACCTGGATATGCACTTCTTGCATGAAGGCTTGCCCCAACGCACCATGCACGCCGTCTGGCGTCCGCCGGTGGTGCAGGCTGTTCCCCCGGCTGAAAGCCTTTCGCCCACCCAAGCCTTGCAGCGCTTGCTGGCGCACCCCAACATTCGCTCGCGCGAGCGCATTATCCGCCGCTACGACCACGAAGTGCAAGGCGGCACCACAGTCAAGCCGCTGGCGGGGGTTGCCGATCATGGTCCGTCGGACGGGGCGGTGATTGTGCCGCTGGGCACCTACACGCCGCTGCAAGCCGCCGATGAAACGCGCCCGTTGCGCGGCGTGGCGCTGTCGGTCGGCATTTGCCCGCAGTACGGCGAACTTGACCCCTACGCCATGGCGTGGGCGGCGGTGGACGAAGCCGTGCGCAACGCGGTGGCGGTCGGCGCCGACCCCGACCACCTCGCCATTTTGGACAACTTCTGCTGGGGCAACCCCAACCTGCCCGACCGTCTGGGAAGCCTGGTGCGGTGCGCGCAAGGATGCTACGACGCCGCGGTCGCCTATGGCACCCCCTACATCTCCGGCAAGGATAGCCTCAACAACGAATACACCACCGCCGACGGCGAACGCCACGCCATTCCCGGCACGTTGCTCATCTCCGCGATTGGCCTGGTGCCCGACGTGCGCCGCACCGCCACGCTGGACTTGAAAGCGCCGGGCAACCTGCTCTACATCCTCGGCGATACCCGCGCTGAATTGGGCGGAAGCCACTACGCCGAAGTGGTGGGCATGCGCGACGCCCATGTGCCCCAACCCGTGCCCGACGCCATTCAACGGGCGCGCGCCCTGCACCGCGCCATGCGTGACGGGTTGGTGCAGGCGTGCCATGACTGCTCCGAAGGCGGGGTGGCGGTGGCGCTGGCGGAAATGGCGCTCGCCGGGCGGCTCGGAGCGGAAGTCAACCTGGGGGCGTTGCCAGGGGCGGACCAAGTCGAAAACGACACACACCTGCTCTTTGCCGAATCGCTGGCGCGCTGGGTGGTGGAAGTGCGTCCCGAAGACGCCGCCGCCTTTGAAAACGCCCTGCACGGGCTGCCCTACGCCCGCATTGGGCGCGTGCACGCTGAACCGGTTTTGCGCATTCTGGGGCGCAATGGCGAGCCGCTTGTGCACGCCGCCGTCGCCGACCTGGAACGCGCCTGGCGTGGGGTGACTTCGCCGGCACACACCTCGCCGCAACAGTCCTACCCCGCCGCGCCTGCCGTCAAGCGTGCGCCGCGCGTTCTCATTCTGCATGCCCGCGGCACCAACCGCGACCGCGAAGCCGCCCTTGCCGCCGAACTGGCGGGGGGCGCGCCCGAAATCGTGCTGATGCAGCAACTCCTGAACGGCGAGCGCAACCTGCTGGACTACCACATGATTGTGGTGCCGGGGGGCTTTTCGTATGGCGACGACCTGGGCGCGGGAGCGCTTTGGGCGCTTGACCTGCAAGAGCAACTGGGCGAACCACTGCGTCGCTTTGTGGCGGAAGGTCGCCCGGTGTTGGGCATTTGCAACGGTTTCCAGGCGCTCATCAAGGCGGGGCTGCTGCCCGGCATGGAGTGGGCGCCCGCCCAAGGAGAGCGGGTGGTGACCCTCGCGCCGAACGCCTCGGCAAAATTCGAGTGCCGCTGGGTCTGGCTGGAACCCAACCCCCACAGCCCTTCACTCTTCACACAAGGGCTGGATGCGCCGATTCACTGCCCGGTGGCGCATGGTGAAGGGCGCTTCGTTGCCCGTGACGTCGACATTCTGGCGGCGTTGCAACGGGATAACCTGGTGGCGCTCACCTACACAACACCCGACGGCAGCGAAGTGCGCTACCCCTACAACCCCAACGGGTCGGACGCGCACATTGCGGGCATTTGCAACCCGGCGGGGAACGTGTTGGGGCTGATGCCGCACCCCGAAGACCACATTTTCCCCTGGCAACATCCACGCCATCATCGCGGCGAACGGGGGTTGGACGGGTTGCGGCTCTTCATCAACGGTATTCGTGCCTGCTGA
- a CDS encoding phosphoribosylaminoimidazolesuccinocarboxamide synthase, producing MLSHEALLAAIPHAIDTVDIPGLGDKVQGKVRDMYRVDGRRVLITTDRVSAFDRVLGLIPYKGQVLNQLSAWWFEQLRDIVGNHVLSVPDPNVMIVREAEPLPVEVIVRGYITGVTKTSLWYLYSQGERRPYGIELPEGLQKNDPLPEPIITPTTKATDGGHDERLTRDEIIERGIVPPALWEEIERVAIAIFKRGQEVARQAGLILVDTKYEFGLIDGRLALIDEVHTPDSSRYWIAETYQRGTEPENFDKEFLRKWFAAQGYRGDGEPPAMPDDFIAQVAARYIAAYEKLTGQPFEPGELPAKERIVRNVQAALETETL from the coding sequence ATGCTTTCACACGAAGCGCTGTTAGCCGCCATTCCACACGCCATTGACACAGTGGACATCCCCGGCCTTGGCGACAAGGTGCAGGGGAAAGTGCGCGACATGTACCGCGTGGATGGGCGTCGCGTGCTCATCACCACCGACCGCGTGTCGGCGTTCGACCGTGTGTTGGGGCTGATTCCCTACAAGGGGCAAGTGCTCAACCAACTGAGCGCCTGGTGGTTCGAGCAGTTGCGCGACATTGTGGGCAACCATGTGCTCAGCGTTCCCGACCCCAACGTGATGATTGTGCGCGAAGCCGAACCCCTGCCCGTTGAAGTCATCGTGCGCGGCTACATCACCGGCGTCACCAAAACATCGCTCTGGTATCTCTACTCGCAGGGTGAACGCCGCCCCTACGGCATCGAACTGCCCGAAGGCTTGCAGAAGAACGACCCACTGCCCGAACCCATCATCACCCCCACCACCAAAGCCACCGACGGCGGCCACGATGAACGCCTCACACGCGATGAAATTATCGAGCGCGGTATCGTTCCGCCGGCGTTGTGGGAAGAAATCGAGCGCGTGGCGATTGCCATCTTCAAGCGTGGGCAAGAAGTGGCGCGCCAGGCGGGGCTGATTTTGGTGGATACGAAGTACGAGTTCGGGCTGATTGATGGGCGGCTGGCGCTCATTGACGAAGTCCACACGCCCGATTCCAGCCGCTATTGGATTGCCGAGACCTACCAGCGCGGCACCGAACCGGAAAACTTCGACAAAGAATTCCTGCGCAAATGGTTCGCCGCCCAGGGCTACCGCGGCGACGGCGAGCCGCCCGCCATGCCCGACGACTTCATCGCCCAAGTCGCCGCCCGCTACATCGCCGCCTACGAAAAGTTGACCGGACAACCGTTTGAGCCGGGCGAATTGCCCGCCAAAGAGCGCATTGTGCGCAACGTTCAGGCGGCACTGGAAACTGAAACCTTGTAA
- the purE gene encoding 5-(carboxyamino)imidazole ribonucleotide mutase, which translates to MNVIVPIFMGSKSDLKHAQAIADVLASFGIPYEMRIASAHKTPARLLEILAEYEADPRAKVFITIAGRSNALSGMADAAVTAPVIACPPRSDAFGGADIFSSLRMPSGVAPAVVLEAEAAALLAAKILALAEPALREKVRAYQQAHAERLAQADAEVREIRATV; encoded by the coding sequence ATGAACGTGATTGTACCGATTTTCATGGGCTCGAAGTCCGACTTGAAGCACGCCCAAGCCATTGCCGATGTGCTTGCCTCGTTCGGCATTCCCTACGAAATGCGTATCGCGTCCGCCCACAAGACCCCCGCGCGCTTGCTCGAAATTCTTGCCGAATACGAAGCCGACCCACGCGCCAAGGTCTTCATCACCATCGCCGGGCGCTCGAACGCGCTCAGCGGCATGGCTGACGCCGCCGTGACCGCGCCGGTGATTGCCTGCCCGCCGCGTTCGGACGCCTTTGGCGGGGCGGACATCTTCTCATCGCTGCGTATGCCCAGCGGTGTCGCGCCGGCGGTGGTGCTGGAAGCGGAAGCCGCGGCTTTGCTCGCCGCCAAAATCCTGGCGCTTGCCGAACCCGCTTTGCGCGAGAAGGTGCGCGCCTACCAGCAGGCGCACGCGGAGCGCCTTGCCCAAGCGGACGCCGAAGTACGTGAAATACGCGCCACTGTGTAA